One segment of Paenibacillus sp. FSL R7-0337 DNA contains the following:
- a CDS encoding SprT family zinc-dependent metalloprotease: MQIQLEDQMVTLHVQYAKRKKLSVTVDGSDLITVKAPKGTSEETILGAVASLGPKILEKLRSNAAARQVPQVKAYEGDEEAFLYLGKEYALHELIGERQADAEALKLALKKFYSASLKKIIAERIKPYQTQLRVKPKNIEIVESRTKWGSCSFDGKLTFNYRLAMAPPEVIDYVIIHELCHLLHMNHDRSFWRRLGSIMPDYKEKEAYLARQGQFMTL, from the coding sequence ATGCAGATTCAACTAGAAGATCAGATGGTGACGTTACATGTCCAGTATGCTAAGCGCAAGAAGCTTTCCGTAACGGTGGACGGCTCGGATCTCATTACCGTTAAAGCGCCCAAGGGAACGAGTGAAGAGACGATCCTCGGTGCGGTAGCAAGTCTAGGCCCGAAGATTCTGGAGAAGCTGCGCAGCAATGCCGCGGCCCGGCAGGTGCCGCAGGTTAAGGCTTATGAGGGAGACGAAGAAGCTTTCTTGTACTTGGGGAAGGAGTATGCGCTGCATGAGCTGATTGGGGAGCGGCAGGCGGATGCGGAGGCGCTGAAGCTTGCGCTGAAGAAGTTCTATTCGGCCAGTCTGAAAAAAATCATCGCAGAGCGCATCAAGCCCTACCAGACGCAGCTCAGAGTGAAGCCGAAGAATATCGAGATTGTGGAATCCCGGACCAAGTGGGGGAGCTGCAGCTTTGACGGCAAGCTGACGTTCAATTACCGCCTGGCCATGGCGCCGCCTGAAGTGATCGACTATGTCATCATTCATGAGCTGTGTCATCTGCTGCATATGAATCATGACCGTTCCTTCTGGCGGCGCCTGGGCAGTATAATGCCGGACTATAAGGAGAAGGAAGCCTATCTGGCCCGGCAGGGGCAGTTTATGACGCTGTGA
- a CDS encoding GNAT family N-acetyltransferase → MNTLQFVYNYKDHEPLRSSFFELAKDRFELELGRWYEGGCWTDKYVPYSYAEGDRIVANVSVNLIELIINGVKSPAVQLGTVMTHPDYRGRGLSARLMDKVLEDYGQACEFMYLFANESVLEFYPKFGFHPVEEQIFSMPCLGGAAGSAAIRKLDLADPRDLSLVSTLGAQRVPVSERLGVSGAHGLLMFYCLNVFSDQLYYLEDENLIAICQQENGQLEIFDLISTQPVSCRDIALKLADSDTETIVFHFTPDDPGLELSGSSHSEGLFVRTQGGQQYPGNVKHPATSIA, encoded by the coding sequence ATGAATACTCTTCAATTTGTCTACAATTATAAAGATCATGAGCCGCTGCGCAGCAGCTTTTTCGAGCTGGCAAAAGATAGGTTCGAGCTAGAGCTGGGGCGCTGGTATGAGGGGGGCTGCTGGACGGATAAGTATGTTCCTTATTCTTATGCAGAGGGAGACCGGATCGTGGCGAATGTCTCGGTGAATCTCATAGAGCTAATTATTAATGGGGTGAAGTCCCCTGCTGTGCAGCTCGGAACGGTGATGACTCATCCTGACTATAGAGGACGCGGCCTGTCTGCCCGGTTGATGGACAAGGTGCTGGAGGATTACGGACAAGCGTGTGAATTCATGTATCTTTTTGCCAATGAGTCAGTCTTGGAGTTCTATCCAAAATTCGGCTTCCACCCGGTGGAAGAACAGATCTTCTCCATGCCCTGCCTCGGAGGCGCTGCCGGATCTGCGGCAATCCGCAAGCTGGATCTTGCCGACCCGCGTGATCTGAGCCTGGTCTCTACCCTTGGAGCGCAGCGGGTACCGGTATCTGAGCGTCTTGGCGTCAGCGGCGCCCATGGACTGCTGATGTTCTACTGCCTGAATGTGTTCAGCGATCAGCTCTACTACCTGGAGGACGAGAATCTAATTGCCATCTGCCAGCAGGAGAATGGGCAGCTGGAGATCTTCGATCTGATCAGCACACAGCCCGTCTCCTGCCGCGACATCGCCCTGAAGCTTGCGGACAGCGACACGGAGACGATCGTTTTCCACTTCACCCCGGATGACCCTGGCCTGGAGTTGTCAGGCAGCAGCCATTCAGAGGGCCTATTCGTCCGGACTCAGGGCGGGCAGCAGTATCCTGGGAACGTCAAGCATCCGGCTACTTCAATCGCCTAG
- a CDS encoding GNAT family N-acetyltransferase, which yields MNIHSIDPILIPVPESFESSRLQIRSVVWGDGAAVHEAVQESAAELRHWMPWARQVPSVEESEVSIRKSRLQFLERSDIRLLLFHKKTGQLIGSSGLHRIDWRVRKFEIGYWVRTSYAGQGYISEAVNAITDFAIQELQANRLEIRCDSRNTQSARVAERTGFTLEGILRNDKTDVTGSLRDTMVYSKVRGVEY from the coding sequence ATGAACATTCATTCAATAGACCCCATCCTGATTCCCGTACCGGAAAGCTTCGAAAGCAGCCGCCTGCAAATCCGCTCAGTAGTATGGGGAGACGGTGCCGCTGTGCATGAAGCCGTACAGGAAAGCGCAGCGGAATTACGTCACTGGATGCCTTGGGCCCGGCAGGTCCCTTCCGTGGAAGAATCGGAGGTATCCATCCGGAAATCACGGCTGCAGTTTCTGGAACGCAGCGATATCCGGCTGCTGCTTTTTCATAAGAAGACGGGACAGCTTATCGGGAGCAGCGGCTTGCACCGAATCGATTGGCGGGTGCGTAAATTTGAAATCGGATATTGGGTTCGCACCTCATACGCGGGTCAAGGTTACATCTCAGAAGCAGTAAATGCCATTACAGATTTCGCCATACAGGAGTTACAGGCTAACCGGCTGGAGATCCGTTGCGACTCACGCAATACACAGAGTGCTCGCGTAGCCGAACGTACTGGCTTTACCTTGGAGGGTATCTTGCGCAATGACAAGACCGATGTAACGGGTAGCTTAAGAGACACGATGGTCTACTCAAAGGTTCGCGGGGTTGAATATTAA
- a CDS encoding asparagine synthase-related protein, producing the protein MSAIAGIYSMQHGPLDPELGLRLMQELQRYPADDARGWNTEGLFLGCHAQWITPQSRGEVLPYYDPQRKLTIVADAIIDNRSELFGQLQVVREDQESMPDSLLILLAYEKWGDQAPVHLVGDFAFMIWDAGRQTLFGARDFSGSRTLYFHRSGRQFSFCTVIHPLLTLMDGTHALHEGWISEYLAGQGRMDVADMFSTVYQGVEQLPPAHSMTVSAKGINFSRYYTFQTPSPLRLRSNGEYEEAFREVFGRAVRDRLRTHLEAGANLSGGLDSGAVVSFAAEALRSEGKPLYTFSSYPLDHFTGFKLGQRVTDERPYIQETVDYVGNIEPGFYNFPDRSSYGEIDEWLDIMEMPYKFIENSYWLRGIYEQAGLKNAGVLLSGQRGNWSISWGPALDYQAKLLREFRWFRFYRENKLYSHSMGVSRKRMLKIAGRKVFPALGQLMTGKQEAPPELIHPEFARRTGVQERLKELDQSPASQTVYDIRREHFRQPHVWNVNGTAATKLSLKYRVWDRDATNDLRVINFCMSVPEEQYVQNGMDRSLIRRAMEGRLPDKVRLNQTRRGIQGADGITRMLPEWQRFQQELREMLQDPRASSYLNRPGLAGCLDRLGSEPEPLLIFNTDFRLLTRGLVFYRFLKRLS; encoded by the coding sequence ATGAGTGCAATCGCCGGGATCTATTCTATGCAGCATGGGCCGCTGGACCCGGAGCTTGGCCTGCGACTGATGCAGGAGCTGCAGCGTTATCCGGCGGATGATGCCCGGGGCTGGAATACGGAGGGGCTGTTCCTCGGGTGCCACGCACAGTGGATTACTCCGCAGTCCCGGGGCGAGGTGCTTCCCTATTATGATCCGCAGCGGAAGCTGACGATCGTAGCGGACGCCATCATTGATAACCGCAGCGAACTCTTCGGACAACTTCAGGTGGTCCGGGAGGATCAGGAGTCGATGCCGGACAGTCTGCTGATTCTTCTGGCCTATGAGAAATGGGGGGATCAGGCTCCGGTGCATCTGGTCGGAGATTTTGCCTTCATGATCTGGGATGCCGGCAGGCAGACGCTGTTTGGAGCGAGGGATTTCTCGGGGAGCCGGACGCTGTACTTTCACCGCTCTGGCAGACAGTTCTCCTTCTGCACCGTGATTCATCCCTTGCTCACGCTAATGGATGGAACACACGCACTGCATGAAGGCTGGATCTCTGAATACCTGGCAGGCCAGGGCCGGATGGATGTCGCGGATATGTTCTCCACGGTCTATCAGGGTGTGGAGCAGCTGCCCCCGGCGCATTCAATGACAGTCAGCGCGAAGGGGATAAACTTCTCCAGGTATTACACCTTCCAGACCCCGTCTCCACTCCGGCTGCGCAGCAATGGCGAGTATGAGGAGGCATTCCGTGAAGTGTTCGGACGTGCAGTCCGGGACCGGCTGCGTACCCATCTTGAAGCGGGTGCGAACTTAAGCGGCGGACTGGACTCAGGGGCGGTGGTGAGCTTTGCGGCGGAGGCGCTTCGCAGCGAAGGTAAGCCGCTCTACACCTTCAGTTCATATCCCCTGGATCACTTTACAGGGTTCAAGCTGGGCCAGCGGGTGACCGATGAGCGTCCATATATTCAGGAGACCGTCGACTACGTCGGGAATATTGAGCCTGGCTTTTACAATTTTCCTGACCGCAGCTCTTATGGCGAAATCGACGAATGGCTCGATATTATGGAGATGCCCTACAAATTCATAGAGAATTCCTATTGGCTGAGGGGCATATATGAACAAGCCGGACTGAAGAATGCCGGTGTGCTGCTCAGCGGACAGCGGGGCAACTGGAGTATCTCCTGGGGGCCGGCGCTGGATTACCAGGCGAAGCTGCTGCGGGAGTTCCGCTGGTTCCGCTTTTACCGGGAGAATAAGCTGTACAGCCATTCGATGGGCGTAAGCCGCAAAAGAATGCTGAAGATTGCCGGGCGCAAGGTATTCCCTGCCCTGGGCCAGCTGATGACCGGGAAGCAGGAGGCTCCGCCGGAACTGATCCATCCTGAATTTGCCCGGCGGACAGGGGTGCAGGAGCGCTTGAAGGAGCTGGACCAGTCGCCAGCCTCCCAGACTGTGTACGATATCCGCAGAGAGCATTTCCGCCAGCCGCATGTCTGGAATGTGAACGGAACGGCGGCTACCAAGCTGTCGCTGAAGTACAGGGTCTGGGACCGGGATGCGACGAATGACCTGCGTGTCATCAACTTCTGTATGTCGGTGCCTGAGGAGCAATACGTCCAGAACGGAATGGACCGCTCGCTCATCCGCAGGGCGATGGAGGGGCGGCTGCCGGATAAGGTCAGGCTTAACCAGACCCGCCGCGGTATTCAGGGAGCTGACGGCATTACCCGTATGCTGCCCGAGTGGCAGAGGTTCCAGCAGGAGCTGAGGGAGATGCTGCAAGACCCTCGTGCTTCGTCTTATCTGAATCGTCCCGGGCTCGCCGGATGCTTGGACCGGCTGGGTAGTGAGCCCGAACCATTATTAATCTTTAACACAGATTTCCGCCTTCTTACGCGAGGACTGGTGTTCTACCGCTTTTTGAAGCGGCTCTCCTGA
- a CDS encoding paeninodin family lasso peptide, giving the protein MKKEYSKPALEVLDVKMTMAGPGVSIADAFQADPDEIVSHS; this is encoded by the coding sequence ATGAAAAAGGAATACAGCAAGCCTGCATTGGAAGTGTTGGATGTGAAAATGACTATGGCTGGCCCGGGGGTATCCATTGCCGATGCGTTCCAAGCCGATCCAGATGAAATCGTTAGTCACTCCTAG
- a CDS encoding lasso peptide biosynthesis PqqD family chaperone: MNMNTTEVLSLESVLVQREGNIASDMDGEKVMLNVKNGKYYNLGEVGGEIWEALASPVSIRQIAGKMQEIFEVPAELAQQDVIDFVQNLLNEDLVSIVSGP, encoded by the coding sequence ATGAATATGAATACTACAGAAGTGCTGTCGCTGGAGTCGGTACTGGTTCAACGGGAAGGCAATATCGCAAGTGACATGGACGGCGAGAAGGTCATGCTGAATGTGAAGAACGGGAAATACTACAACCTCGGCGAAGTCGGCGGTGAGATCTGGGAAGCATTGGCTTCACCGGTATCGATTCGGCAGATTGCCGGGAAGATGCAGGAGATCTTTGAGGTACCGGCAGAGCTGGCGCAGCAGGATGTCATTGATTTTGTACAGAATCTGCTGAATGAGGATCTTGTCTCTATCGTTAGCGGGCCATGA
- a CDS encoding lasso peptide biosynthesis B2 protein — MMTLRRLRLLLVHDKALLALIPETLWRLMLARIQLLFPFAGTAPQLGVKSLETPEVSRPSDIRRIQQITKAIRVMSRYTPWKSTCMVRAVAALKMLEKRGIESTLYMGVARDKQGKMIAHAWLRSGVHYVSGDDAMQGFVVVEKFAKVLQAE, encoded by the coding sequence ATGATGACCCTCCGGCGGCTCCGTCTTCTGCTGGTGCATGACAAGGCGTTGCTTGCGCTGATTCCCGAGACATTATGGCGGCTGATGCTGGCCCGAATCCAGCTGTTGTTCCCCTTTGCCGGGACAGCCCCGCAGCTTGGGGTGAAATCTCTGGAGACTCCCGAAGTATCCAGACCTTCCGATATTCGACGCATCCAGCAGATTACCAAGGCGATCCGGGTAATGAGTCGCTATACTCCCTGGAAAAGCACCTGTATGGTCCGGGCGGTAGCCGCCCTGAAGATGCTGGAGAAGCGGGGGATTGAGAGTACCCTCTACATGGGGGTGGCCCGCGATAAGCAGGGCAAAATGATTGCCCACGCCTGGCTGCGCAGCGGAGTCCATTATGTCTCGGGGGATGACGCTATGCAAGGCTTCGTGGTGGTGGAGAAGTTCGCGAAGGTGTTACAAGCCGAGTAA